A DNA window from Salvelinus namaycush isolate Seneca chromosome 30, SaNama_1.0, whole genome shotgun sequence contains the following coding sequences:
- the LOC120025023 gene encoding NADH dehydrogenase [ubiquinone] iron-sulfur protein 3, mitochondrial-like: MAASLVRFVRGGFSRTLNLANQSPCLVQARSETTETKPTVRPKDAVTHNQLATFGEYVAEMLPKYVQQVQVTCYNELEVMIHPDGVIPVLTFLRDHSNAQFRNMIDLTAVDIPTRQNRFEIVYNLLSLRYNSRIRLKTYTDELTPVDSSVSVHNAANWYEREVWDMYGVFFANHPDLRRILTDYGFEGHPFRKDFPLSGFVEVRYDDEVKRVVAEPVELSQEFRKFDLNSPWEVFPAHREAKAPELSAGDKPADK, translated from the exons ATGGCGGCATCGTTAGTGCGTTTTGTTCGCGGAGGTTTCAGCAGGACTTTGAATC TTGCCAATCAAAGCCCATGTCTCGTGCAAGCGAGATCCGAGACTACTGAAACAAAAC CCACTGTCAGACCCAAGGATGCGGTCACCCATAACCAACTTGCTACTTTTGGAGAATATGTGGCTGAAATGCTTCCTAAATATGTGCAGCAAGTCCAG GTGACGTGTTACAATGAGTTGGAGGTGATGATCCATCCTGACGGGGTCATCCCTGTGTTGACCTTTCTGAGAGACCACAGCAACGCTCAGTTCCGAAACATGATTGACCTTACTGCAGTGGACATTCCCACCCGCCAGAATCGCTTTGAG ATTGTGTACAACCTGCTCTCCCTGCGCTACAACTCCCGGATCCGTTTGAAGACCTACACCGACGAGCTCACCCCAGTAGACTCCTCTGTGTCAGTCCACAACGCAGCCAACTGGTACGAGAGGGAG GTGTGGGACATGTATGGAGTTTTCTTCGCCAACCACCCTGACCTGAGACGTATTCTGACAGATTATGGGTTTGAGGGGCATCCATTTAGGAAGGACTTCCCACTGTCTGGATTTGTGGAG GTGCGTTATGATGATGAGGTGAAGCGTGTGGTGGCAGAACCTGTGGAGCTCTCACAGGAGTTTCGGAAGTTTGACCTGAACAGCCCATGGGAGGTGTTCCCAGCCCACCGTGAGGCCAAGGCACCTGAGCTGTCAGCTGGGGATAAGCCAGCTGACAAGTAA